The Thermoplasmata archaeon sequence CTTGACCGCCCTGGCCCTCCCCTGGAACGGCGGGCGTGCCCACAAGGAGCTCATGACGGGACTCGCGCGGTCCGCGAACACGATCGTCCTCACGCGGGACTGGACGGAGGGGCGCGTGACGATCGACGCCCGCGGCGAGCCCGTGTTCGACTACCGCCTGGACCCGCGGGACCGTCGCAACCTGACCCGCGGGCTCCAGGAGGCCGCGAGAATTCATCGAGCCGCGGGGGCCACGCGCATCTCAACCTTGCACATGGAGGAGTTGAGCGCCGGGGACGGCAACGGGCCCATCCCGCAAGGCGAATTCGACGACTTCCTCGAGCGGCTCGGCCGGGCGAGCGTGGGGCCGAACCGACTCGCCCTGTTCACGGCCCATCCCATGGGATCCGCCCGGGCAGGACGGGATCCCCGCACCTCCGCGGCGAAGCCCACCGGAGAATGTCACGAGGTCGCAAACCTCTGGATCGGGGATGGGAGCATCTTCCCGACCGCGCCGGGCGTGAACCCCACAATCTCGATCATGAGCATGGCGATGCGGACCGCGGGGTTCATCCGGGAGCGCTTGGCGCAGACCCGCTAGGTCCTCGTCGCTCGTCAAGCCCGAGTTCGATCGCCCCGACGACAACCACGTTCGAGCGCACGACAAGGAGCGAGCCCAGGAACAGGTATCGCACCCACGGCGCGACCGCGACGGGGATTGAGTCCAGAGCGAACGCGACCGCGAAGAACGCCGCGACCCATACCATGGTCCCAGCGAGGACGAGGCTCGCGACCCCCATGCTTCGCGTCCCGCGTAAGGCCTCCGCCCCCTCCGATACAAGGTTCGGCGGATCCACCACGCGATCCCGAGCACGGTCGGGATCCCGATCGCATAGCCGATGAAGATGGGATACGGATTCGGCGGCACCCATCCTACGTTGACGATGATTTGACAGGACGCCCAGGAACCTCCCGAAGAACAACTCGAGGGCGGAACGGATGGCATCGAGGCGGGCGACAAGTACACCAGCCACCCCGCGACAAAGGGGACGCCCGCTGCAAGCAGGCTGCCGCCGGTCAGGACGAGAACGATTCCCACCGCCACGGGTAGGCCGTTCCGGGGTCCTTCGCCCATTCGCGGACCTCATGGGTCTCCCGCGCGCTAAGTCTTTCGGAATGGTTCGGGGCGGCCGCCGCCCGCGGCTACGGTCCGCTGAGCCAGAGTCCCGCGCCCTTGACGACCTTCTTGCCGCGGAAGCGGTCGTAGGTGAGCCCGGAGACATCGATGGTCTTCGACTCGCCGTGCGCGATCAGCTCCGCGAGCGCCTGGCCTACACCCGGGCTGATCATCACGCCGTACCCGGACATCCCGTTCGCGAGGTAGAGCCCCGCGGCCTCCTGCACCGGACCGAGGATTGGAAGCTGGTCCGGCGTGAACGTCACGACTCCGGACCATGCGTTCGCGATCGATGTCGCTGCGAGCTTGGGGACGCGGTGGATGGCCGCCGCGACCGCCCGGGTCTTGAACTCCCAATCCGTCTCCGGGTTCGCGAGCTCGGAGTCGCGGGCGGGGTCATCCTCAACGAGACCTAGGACAAATCCCCCGTCCAGCTCCTGGCGGAAGTAGAAACGACCGGGAAGGTCGATGTACATGGGGCGGTCGTTCGGGATCTCCGGATGCGGGGAGGTCACGAAGATCTGGCGCTGCCACCGGGCAATCGGGAGGCGGATGCCCAGGGGTGCGAGCAGATCGTTGCACCACGGCCCAGTTGCGTTGACGACCACGGGGGCGGTGATGTCGCCACCGGATGTCTGCACGCCGCGGACTTGACGGTGGTCGACCAGCAGGCGTTCCGCAGCCGTCTTGGTGGCGACCTCGACCCCAAGGCGCTGGGCCGCCGCAGCGTAGCTGCTCGCGACGCCGTGCGGGTCGCAGAACCCTGCGTCCTCGGAGAGCAGGCCGCGGCTGACATCGTCCACGCACAGCTCGGGGAACACCGCACGGATCTCGTCGGGGCCCACGAGCCTCACGCGAACGCCGTGCGCGCGGCCGACCTCGGCCGCACGCTCCAGATGACCTTCCTGCGCCGGATTCGCCACGGTCTCGAGGTATGCGCGGCGATGGAAATCCGCCGTGCCTCCCGTCACGTCGGCGAATCGGCTGAACTCGTCGTAGCCCGCCTTTGCCAGGGCCACGTCGACCTCGAGCGCATAGTTCGTCTCGATGATCCCCACGCTACGTCCCGTCGAACCCGCAGCGAGGTGAGCTTGCTCGAGCAGGACGGTGTCCCGCATGCCGAGCTTGGCCAGGTGGAACGCGACGCTCGTCCCGATGACGCCGCCTCCGACGATGACCGCATCCGCCTTGAGCCGCATCCGTGGGCCGGGAACCCGCGAGGCGGGAAGAACATTCCTTTTCGCACCGGGCGGCGACGATTCAGACGCGTCCCGCGGGCACGAGCAGCCAGTACGCCCGGTTCAGGAAGCGCTTGCCCATCCAGTCTTTGAGGCCCAGGGGCGGCGGCACGGGTGGGTGCTCGTAGTCGAAGGACATGCTGATCCCCTTGTGGTATCCCGCGTCGCAGTAGCACATCACGTGCCCGTCGTACTTCGCGGTCGCGGGCTCGCCGCGGAGGTCCGCCACGATGGACTGCGCGATGACCTTGGCCTGGAAGTGCGCCGCGGCACCGCTCTTGGACACGGGGACGTCCGTGCAGTCCCCGAGGGCGAAGATGTCGGAGTGGGCCTTCGTCCGGAGGGTGAACTTGTCCGTCGGGAGCCAACCTCCGCGGTCCCCGAGGCCGCTGTCCTCGACGACCTTGGCCCCACGGTGGGGCGGGACCATGATGAGGAGGTCGAAGGGGATCGACTCCCCCTCGATCGAGTTGACCGTCTTCTTCTCCGTGTCGATGGACTCCGTGTTGAAGAAAATCGTGGAGCGGATGTGGTGCTTCGCGAACACCTGTTCGACGACCGGGTTCACGGGCTCTAGAGGGAACACGCGGGACAGCGGGGAGAGGAAGTGGATGTCCACCTTGTCTCGGATGCCGCGCTTCGTGAAGTAGTAGTCCAGCTGGCACGCGGCTTCCGAGGGTGCGGGCGGGCACTTGTACGGCACGCTGGCCACGGTGACGACGACCTTGCCGCCCTGGAAGCTCTCCAGGGCGTCGTGGAGCTTCGCCGCGCCCTCGAGGCTGTAGAAGTGCTGGGCGGTCTCCTGGTAGCCGGGAAGTTCGTTGGGCGTGAGGCGCGCGCCGAGGGCGACGACAAGGCGGTCGTAGTCCAGGACCGCGCCGTCGGCGAGGGTGACCTTGCGGCCCTCCGCGTCGATCTTCACGGCCTCGCCGAGGACGAGCTTCACCCGCTTCCTGAGCAGCTTTCGTTCGTCCCGGACGAGCTTCCTGGGTTTCTGGTGCTCGAAGGCCACGTAGACGAAGCCCGGTTGGTACACGTGCTTGCCGGTCTTGTCCACAACCGTGATCTCGGCTTCGTCGGGGAGCAGCTTCTTCGCGAGCAGGTTGGCGACGATCGTGCCGCCGACCCCGCCGCCCAGGATCACAACCTTCTTCATGCTCGTCACGCCTCCGCGGGTCACTTGAGCTTCTTCACGATGAACCGCGCGTAGCCGGGCTCCTCGACGACGCCCAGGAGTTGGTGGCCCGCCTTCTGAATCCAAAACGGGATGTCCTTTCGGGACCCCTGGTCCGAGGACCAGACCTCGAGCTCCTCGCCGACCTTGGCCTGCTTGATCCCGCGAATGAGCTCCATGAGCGGACCCGGGCAGAAGGATCCGCGTGCATCGAGGATCATGCGCTGGCTTGCGGATGCCGCCATGGTTGGGGCCTCCTCACAGGAAGAGCGTGATGCCGCCCTCGGACGCCTTGCTCAGGAACTCCGTCACGCCGATCACGTCGTCGACGATGGGGTCGAGGTCGGTCTTCTTCATGTCCATGAGGTCGTAGGTCGTGGCGCACGCATGGATCTTCACGTCGCCCATCTCCTTGGCCTGGCGGAGCATGTCGTACCAGGAGGGCATCTTCTTGGCCATCATGACCTTCATCATCATGGGCCCGACCTCCGGGTAGTTCACGTCCATCTTCATGTTCTTCTGCGGGTTCCCCGTGCGGAACGCCTCGAGGCCGTAGAAGGTCACGAAAATCTCAACCTGCTTTCCCAACGCGACGCCCCCGGATGCCATGATGGCCACGGGGTACAGCTTGTCCACGGTCCCGCTGAAGACCACGAGCGACAGCCGGTCTTGCATAGTGTACCACCGGTTGCGTCCTTCTGCCGCCGAGGGTTAAGCTTGTGTGGAAGGGTCTGAACATACCGGAACGTGCGTATATGCAAAAGGATGCAAGTACCAACGTCGCCGTGACTCCGACATCATGGAGCCGCCGGACGAGTCCTTCTTCGAGATCAAGGCGCGCGTCATCTCCGTCCTCGCGAACCCCAAGCGGCTCCAGATCGTCGAAATCCTCGGGAAGTCCGAGCGGACCGTGTCCCAGCTGGCCGCGGAGCTCGAGACGGCCCAGGCCACGACCTCGCAGCACCTGGCGGTGATGCGGAAGACGGGCGTCGTGGAGACGCGCAAGGACGGCAACTTCGTCTACTACCGCCTCGCCGACCCCAAGATCGCCGAGGCGTGCGCGGTCATGAGCCGCGCGATCCTGGATCTGCTCATGAGCCAGCAGGAGAAGCTGCGGCCCGTCCTGGCCGTCGCACAACGTCACGGTGGGAGCACCTGAGAGCGTGATGAACAAAGCGAACGCGGTCGAAGCAACCTATCGCGAGATGGAGACGATCATCGGGAACCTCGTGGAGTGCTACGCGATCCCGCACACGCGGATGTGCATGCGGTGGTCCAAGCCCACGAGGAAGGCGTACCGCGAAGAGGTCGTGGGCTGGCTCGAGGACTACAGCAAGTCGTTCCGGCGGCTCCCGAAGAAGTCCCTGCCCGGCCGAGAGGATCTGCCCGTCTACGCCCGCACGCTGCTGGACGCCCAGATCGCGGCCATCCTCAAGGGAGAGAACCCCGCGGTGGAGCGCAGCTACGCGCACTTGTTCGCGTGAGCCGCGTCACGCTTCGAGGATCCAGAACTCGTTCCCATCGGGATCCTTGAACGCCGCCCGGGTTCCCCAGGGCTGCTTCGTCGTGGGCAGAGCGAACTCGACGCCCTTCTTGCGGAGGGCATCCTCCTCCTTCTTCACGTCCTTCGCGTAGAACCCGAACCCCGTGTTCCCGGGCTCGAGCTCGTCGCCCTCGCACAGATGGATCACGAGCTTGGAGCCCTTCGGGGCGACCGTGATCCAGTGATCCATGTTGTCCCGGATCTCGAACCCGAGCTTCTCCTTGTACCACTGCGCGGACTTCTTGCCGTCGGAGACGACGACTGCGACCGATCCGAATTCCATGGGCATGGCCCTTCCCCGCAAGGCCCAAGTCGGTCCACGACTTAAACCCGACGCCGGGGCGTGCGGGAACGCAGGGAGGCCGGGTAGGCAGGCCCTGACTCCGTCCGGGTCATCCCTTGGAGATCGTCCGCCGCCGAGCCCGGGCCCACGTCTCGAGGAAGCCGCTCACCACGTCGCGCGCGGTGACGATTCCCTCTACGTGGTCGAGGCGGGTGACCACGAGGCGCCGGACGTTGTGCCCGATCATGATCCGTGCCGCGGCGCGGAGCGTTGAGAGGGGCGCGACCGTGACGACGGGCGACGCCATGATCTCCCGCACGAGGACCTTCTTCGGGTTCTTCTCCTTCGCGGTGACCTTCCAGAGGACGTCCCGCTCCGTGACCAGACCGATCGGCCGATCCGCGCGGACGACGACCAGTCCGCCGATCCGCTTGGCGGCCATCTTCTTGGCGGCGTCGAAGACGGTCCATTCCGGGTCCGCGACGATCACGTCCTTCGTCATGACGTCCCGCACGAAGACCATAAGGGCTCCCCGAGGTGGGAAAGCGGAAGCCCCCTCTTGAACGCTTCCGAAATACCCTCGCGAGCGAATCCCTGCCCTCCCAGGAGCCAGCAGGCACGCGCGTCGCGGCTAGAAGTCGATCCAGAGAAAACCGCCTTCGACCTTCGTCTTGTACGACTTCACGTCCGTGACCCAGTCCGTTTCCGGGTCCGCCTCCCCCGTCTTGTAGTCGTACCGCCCGTCGTGCCAGGGGCACACGAGCTTCCCGTCGTCGAGGCTGCCCTCCCCGAGGGGGCCGCCCTCATGGGTGCAGATCCCGTCGACGCAGTAGAAGGCCTGCCCAACGTGGATGATCGCGAACTCCTTCTTCCCGACCTTCGCCTTCCCGACCTTCCCGTCGGGGATCTCGGACTCCTTGATTGCTTTCTGGAACGCCATGGGATCGCCTATTCGTCCCGGATTAAATACGTTGGCCCTCCCCGGACCGCGGTCCCGCCCGCGGGAAAGGTCTATGGCTCCGCGGGAGCCTCCGGGCCGCCGTGGCCTCCGCGCTCGCCGAAGCGTTTCGCTCCGATCTCCCGTGCGCGGACGACCAGGCCGCCGTCTTGGCCGGCCTGGCGCGCGAGCGCGTCCCTCTTCTCTCGGGATCCGCCGAGGACAGCGAGGAAGACCTCGTGCTGCGGCTCCGGGATCCCCGTGTGTTTGGGGCCTTCGCGGAATCCGTGGGCCAGGATCGGCGGGTGCCTGCAGCCCTTCGTCGAGCGCTCCTCGAACACGTGTTCGACCTCCTCCCCCTCCCCCGCACGGAGGGCGAGCTCATTGCCGTGGAGACCCGGGCCCCGCGCCGGCTCCTGGCGCTGACCGCCGCCCTTGCCGCCGGCGGCGGCCTGAGCGTGCTCCATGTGATGCACCTGGTCTATGCGGTGTTCCTGGATCGCGCCCTCGTGACCCACGTCCCGCGGAGGATCCGGTCCGCCGTGCTCCGGTCCGTCCTCGAAGAGGGAGGCGGTGGCGAGACGCTGCGCCTCCTGTACGGGGGGCTCCATCTGGCCGCGGTTCCGGAGCGCGAGGCGGCCTCTGAGCTTCGGTGGATTCTCCTGTCCGACGCGATCCCCCTCCGGCTCCGCCGCTCCCTGGCTTCCCTGGGGGCTGAAGCCGACGGCGGCCGGTCTTCGCTCACGCGACTCGCCCAGCGAGAAGGACTCCTGCCCGAGGATGTGCACGACCCCGAGGCTCCCGAGATCCTGGCGAACATCCCTCGCCTGCCCGCAGGGCTGGCTTCCGCCTGTCGGAGCTTCCTGGAACGTGCGGGCTCCGCGTGAGCCGGCGTCAGTGCCTCTTGTGCACGTCAACGACGTACTTCAGGTACGCCACCATGCCGCCCGCGGTGGCGTAGTTCTCCGGGTTGCGGAAGAAGGGACAGCCGAGCGCCGCGGAAACGGCGCCGACAATGATGAACAGCACAACGCCAAGGGAGCGCAGGTTAGGTCGGTTCATGTAGGGCCGTCCCTCCGGATTTCGGTTCACCTACATTAGGCTTGTGTGCCGCGTGTCACGCGCCGCCAGCGAAGGCACCCTGGATCTAGTACTCGAACAAGCTGCCGAACTCGGCCGCCGGAGCATGACCCAGGCGCTGCCGCAGCTCCGCAAGGCGCAGCCGCTCCGCGTCCAACATGCGGATCCGCTCGTCCTCCAAGGGTTCGAACTCCCGAAGCCCCAGTTCCTGCGCGATCGCGTCCGCCTCACGGGGATACCGGCTGACGAGATTGGCCAGGGTCATGGACGACGCGAGGCCCAAGGGCCGCATCCGCGCGAGGCGTTCGAGCAGGAGGATGTCCCGGCTGTAGGCCTCGTCGCCGTCCGAAGGTCGGCGCTGGAGCGCACGTCGCACGAACTCGGTCTGGGCGAGAGGCATGGCCATCGGATCGATCCTTCCGTAGCGAGCGGCGTCCACCTTCTCGGAACCTTATATTATTTGCCGTGAATTACCACGTCGTTTGCCGAAGTCCTCGGCAAGCGTCGATTCTCGCGGTCCCGGTCGCCGGGGCGGGAGTCACGGGTCCGAGCAGTCACGCGTGTACCCGCAGCGGTGGCAGATGATCTTGCACTGCAGCTCGTACGTCGGGCCCCCGCAAACGTCGCACGGCGCCAAGGTCGGCCGTGGGCCGATGGTGGGCTTCGGTCCGGCGCGCTTGGCTCGGTTCGCCATGCGAGTGGGCGACCTACGCCTCCGTCGGCCTAAACCCTGTGCTGGCGGGCCTGTCTTGGACCTGCTTGGGGTTCGCCCCGGCCGATCACGTTCCCTCTGGGAAACGTCTCACCGGAGGGGGCTGCCGCAATAGAAGCAGAACATGTTGTCCGCGTTGACCAGGGTCCCGCAATTCGAGCAGCGCTTCTTGGCCGCCATCGCTGCGGGAGGCGCGGGCCGGGCCGGTGCGGGGGGCGGGGGTGCGCTGGGCCTCACGAATTCGACGGGAGGCGGCTGGCTTGCCGCGGCCGGACTCTGCACGGTCTGCGGGTAGACCGGACTGGGAGGGCCGGGAGGCGGGCCTGGCGGGGGTGCCGAGTACCGGGACGTGGGAGGAAGGACGGTCTGCTGGCGGTACATCGCGGTCCGGCGCGCCCGGGCCCGGCGCTGGGGAACGAATGCGACGACGGCCGCCAGCGCGAGGATGAACAAGGCGAGGTACAGGAGGTTCGACGCGAGGAACTGGTACAGGACGAACAGGAAGTTCGGAAGGTTCGAGGCGATGACTGTCTGCACGGGCGACTCGTACTGGGTGCCGTTCACGGCCGCCACGATCTTGAACGAGAGGCCGGACCCGGCCTGGGGCATCACGACGTCCGTGGCGCTGTAGGCCTGGCGGGTGGTGCCCGTCTGGATCGGGGTCGAGGAGTTCAGGGAGCCGGCGTCCGGGCCGTAGACCACGTGGGTGTCCGTGACCGGGAGGCCCGCGGGTCCGATGATGGACCAGTCGATTGCGAACGCGGAGCCTTTCGAGACGCTCTTGGGGAAGCTGTTTACGGAGATGAACGGCTTGTTCAGGGCGTTGATTGCGTTCCAGGCGTTCACGACGCCCCAGCCGTACCCCGTGTTGTAGCCCGCAGTTCCCTGAGGGACGGCGGTACGGTTCAGGACGTTCCAGAGTTCCACGTTCGTGAGGCTCGGGTCGTCGGCGAGGACGAGGGCTGCGACTCCGCTGACGAAGGGCGCGGCCAGGGACGTCCCGTCCAGGAGGTGCGTGCCTCCGCAGGAGCTCGGGCAGAGGGTCAGGATCTGGTAGCCCGGAGCGCCCATGGAGAGTCCCGTCCCGTAGTTCGAGAAGGGAGCCCTTGCGAGGCTCTGGGTCACCGCGGCGACGGACACCACGTTCGGGAGCGAGGCGGGATAATCGAGGGTCGAGCTGCCCGAGTTACCCGCCGCCGCGACGATCAGGGCGCCCTTGCTCCAGGCGTAGTCGATCGCGAGCTGGATGTCCGTCGGTCCGACGAGCGTCGTGTTGGTCCCCAGCGAGAGGTTGATGACGCGCGCGCCGTGGTCCGCCGCCCACCGAATCGCGAGAGACGTGTTGTACGAGGTCCCTTCGCCGTTCGGGCCTAGCGCCTCCAGGGCCATGAGACCCGTGTTGGCCACGCCTGCGATGTAGTCGTTGTTGTTGATCACGGCACCGATCACGCCGGCGACGCCTGTCCCGTGGTACGTGTTCGACGCTGCGTCCGAATCCATGGGGTCGTTGTTGTTCAGGATGAAGTTCCATCCATGGGACCCGTCCGTGTTGTTCCACATGTTCGGGGCCAGATCGGTGTCCGTGTACCAGACGCCGGTGTCCACGACCGCGACGACTATATTGTGGCTGCCCAGGCCCACGTTCCATGCGGTGGGTGCGTCGATCGCGTTGAGACCCCATTGCAGCTTGAACAAGGGGTCGTTCGGGGTGAACTCCGCGTGCAGGGGAATGTTCGTCCGGACCGGCGGCGATGCGGTGGCGGCCTGCACGACCAGGGGAGCCGCGAAAGAAACGAGGACGGAGACGACGAGGGCTAACGCGACCGTGAGTCGGAGGAGGGAGCGCAGAGCGTCGGTAACCTGCAACCTTAGGGCCTCCGGGCTGCCCGCTGAGGACTTTGCGGAAGTTATGGCGCGCGGTCCCTTTTAAACCTCTGCCCCCGATTGTCAGGCGTTGACATTCGATTCGCCACAACGGCGAATCCTTTTGCGGCCGGGGCGTCGTCGTTCCTCCGTGTCCGCCGCCACGCCGCCGGTCGCCCTGGTCACCGGCGCCTCCTCGGGAATCGGTCGTGCGACCGCCCTCCTCTTGGCCCGCTCGGGCTACCGGGTCTTCGCGACCGTGCGGTCGGACGCGGGAGAGCGCTCCCTGGCTGCCGGGATCGGCACGCTCCCCGTCGAGATCCTCCGGTTGGACCTCGCCGACGAGGCCGGCGTCTCCCAAGTCGCGCGGACCGTGACCCAACGCGCAGGCCGCATCGACCTCCTCGTGAACAACGCGGGGTACGCGAAGCTGGGAGCCGTCGAGGATCTGCCGCGGGCCGCACTCCGCCATCAGTTCGAGGTCAATGTGTTCGGCGCCATCCAGCTCTGCCGCGAGGTCCTGCCGAAGATGCGCGCCCAGGGATCGGGGAGGATCGTGAACGTGAGTTCCCTCGCCGGGAAGGTGAGCGTCCCCTTGACGGGCGCGTACTGCGCTTCGAAGTTCGCGCTGGAAGCGTTCAGCGACGCGTTGCGCGCGGAGGTCAAGCCCGCCGGCATCCGCGTGATCCTCGTCGAGCCCGGCCCCGTCGCGACCAACTTCAATCGCCTGGCGAGGGACGAGAGCCGAGCCGTCCTCGAGTCTCCCAGCGTGTTCCGTGCCGCGTACGAACGCCTGCGGCACCCCGCGGCGGAGCGGGGAGCCGCGTCCCCCGAACGGGTCGCCCGCGTCATTCTCCGCACGGCCCGGGCCCGTCACCCCCGCTCGCGGTACCGCGTTCGCGTGCGGGAAACCCTGGAGGCGGGTGCGGTCTCCGTGATCCCTCGGGGCGCGTTGGACTGGATCATGATCCGGTTCATGGGCGGGCGCGGAGCGCGGCAAACGTAGGCGCGAGTTCTTGAGCGGAGGCGCCATGGGGCTCCCCATGCCAGGCGACGGACCGTTTCTCTGGATCCGCGACCAGTCCTCGCCCCTGGGGTTCTGGCACGCCCCGGAGGGCGGGATGTGCGTGAACGCGTTCCTGTTCGTGCGGCGCGGTTCCACGATCCTCCTCGGCAAGTACGCGGACCATCCCATGTGGGACGAGCTTGCCGGACTCGATGCCGGGCGCCGCCAGCGGTTCGGCATGGGCTGGACCGTCCCGGGCACCCACCTCAAGTTCGGCGAGGAGCCGCGCGCGGCGGCTCGCCGGATCGGGGAGGAAGTCCTCCAAGCCAAGGGCCTCGTGTATGAGGAACCCCGCGTGGAATCCGACACGTATCCCGCGGCGTTCGCCGGCGGCAAGCTGCACTACGACCTCTGGTTCTTCTTCGATGCCAGGCCGCCCGAATCGTGGGAGGCGAAGGCGCCGCCGTGGTATGCGGAACTATCCTGGCAGGATCCCGCGGCGCTGCCGCCGTCCGTGTACGGGCGCTCCCACGAGGACGTCGTGGCACGATGGCTGCAGACTCGACGACCGGGCTAGCCGTTCCGCTCAGAGGCGCTTGGCGAGCGCCGCAAACTGGGCCGACGCACCGCCTGTGATCGGCTTGCCGTGGCCGAAGACCGCATGCTCGAACCGGAACGTGGCCAGCCGCTTGATCGACTCCCGGTGCTGGCGGGGATCGATGTTGTACCGGTCGTCCATGGGACCCAAGCCGTTCTCGTTGTTCGCGGCGTCCCCCGCGATGAGGAGGGAACGCGATTCGTCGAGCAGCGAGATGCTGCCGCGCGTGTGTCCGGGGGTGTAGATGATGCGGAGGCCGTCGTGGGTCTGGCCGTCCTCGACCGCCACGTCCACGGGCGTTCCCGGGTGCTTCTGGTGCTGGGCGCCCGGCGGCCCGTCGTAGGTCCGCTTCTTGGAGATGAAGTCCGCCTCGATCCGGGAGGCGGCGACCTTCGCGCCGGTCGCGTCACGCTTGATTCGGGCTAATCCGCTCACGTGGTCCGGGTGCACATGGGTGATGAAGATCGTGGCGATGTCCTTGAGTTGGATCTTCGCCTTGCCCAGGTAGGTCAGGATCGCCTTCGCATCGGGTTCCGAGCTCGTGTCGATCAGGACGAGTCGGTCATCGACGAGCACGTACGTGTTCGCGTAGCTGTCGATGAGATGCACGCCCTTGAGGACCTCCATGGTGCTCACCTTGGCTCGGGCGCGTAGCCGCTCCCTCGTTTTATTCCTTTCGAACTTCGGGCCGATCCGCTCGAACCGGGGTCCGGTCACTCGCAAGCCGTCTCCTCGTGACGCCGATGGCCCCGACGACGAGCACTGCCACCGCCGTCACGACGGCAGCCACGAGGAACGCGTCCGCGAGGCCTAGCGTCGCGAAGCCCACACCCCCCAGTCCGAACCCGAGAATCGCGCCGACCCAGCCCGTCGCCCCAAAGTAGGCGAGGCCCCGGCCGAGGGAGGGTCGATCCACGAGGTCGACCACAAGCGCCGATCCCACGCCCGTCGAGACGTAGGAGACGAAGCCCACGAGCGAGGCGGCAATCCAGAACATCGCGAGGCTTGCGGCGGCGGCATATACCAGGAGGCCGAGGGCCCCCAGCGCATAGCACGCCGCGATGAACGGGAGCCGCCCGACGCGGTCCGACATCCACCCTAGGAGAATCGTGAAGGGCAACGCCACGACGCCGCTGACAGCCACCGTGCTCGTGATCGCCGTGTCGCTGTACGCAGCCTCCATCGCGAGGGTGCGGCCGAGGCCGCCCACAAAGGATCCGAACGCAGCGAACACGCCGCACACAATCAACAGGAAGAACGGCACGGTCCAACGCATGGAGACCGCGGGGCGGGGGGCGCGCGTCGCCCTCCCGGAGTCAGGCCTCTCGTGGAGCCCGGCGGCGAGCAGGGGACACGCAAGGACCACGATGCCTAGGAGGATCCACATGGTGGGGTAGCCGACGGTGTCCGCTAGCGCCCCGACTCCCAGGCCCCCGACGACGGAGCCGAGGGGCGCCGCCAGGGCCAGGAACCCAAGGATGCGTCCGC is a genomic window containing:
- a CDS encoding FAD-binding oxidoreductase; its protein translation is MRLKADAVIVGGGVIGTSVAFHLAKLGMRDTVLLEQAHLAAGSTGRSVGIIETNYALEVDVALAKAGYDEFSRFADVTGGTADFHRRAYLETVANPAQEGHLERAAEVGRAHGVRVRLVGPDEIRAVFPELCVDDVSRGLLSEDAGFCDPHGVASSYAAAAQRLGVEVATKTAAERLLVDHRQVRGVQTSGGDITAPVVVNATGPWCNDLLAPLGIRLPIARWQRQIFVTSPHPEIPNDRPMYIDLPGRFYFRQELDGGFVLGLVEDDPARDSELANPETDWEFKTRAVAAAIHRVPKLAATSIANAWSGVVTFTPDQLPILGPVQEAAGLYLANGMSGYGVMISPGVGQALAELIAHGESKTIDVSGLTYDRFRGKKVVKGAGLWLSGP
- a CDS encoding FAD/NAD(P)-binding oxidoreductase, whose protein sequence is MKKVVILGGGVGGTIVANLLAKKLLPDEAEITVVDKTGKHVYQPGFVYVAFEHQKPRKLVRDERKLLRKRVKLVLGEAVKIDAEGRKVTLADGAVLDYDRLVVALGARLTPNELPGYQETAQHFYSLEGAAKLHDALESFQGGKVVVTVASVPYKCPPAPSEAACQLDYYFTKRGIRDKVDIHFLSPLSRVFPLEPVNPVVEQVFAKHHIRSTIFFNTESIDTEKKTVNSIEGESIPFDLLIMVPPHRGAKVVEDSGLGDRGGWLPTDKFTLRTKAHSDIFALGDCTDVPVSKSGAAAHFQAKVIAQSIVADLRGEPATAKYDGHVMCYCDAGYHKGISMSFDYEHPPVPPPLGLKDWMGKRFLNRAYWLLVPAGRV
- a CDS encoding sulfurtransferase TusA family protein, coding for MAASASQRMILDARGSFCPGPLMELIRGIKQAKVGEELEVWSSDQGSRKDIPFWIQKAGHQLLGVVEEPGYARFIVKKLK
- a CDS encoding DsrE/DsrF/DrsH-like family protein, translating into MQDRLSLVVFSGTVDKLYPVAIMASGGVALGKQVEIFVTFYGLEAFRTGNPQKNMKMDVNYPEVGPMMMKVMMAKKMPSWYDMLRQAKEMGDVKIHACATTYDLMDMKKTDLDPIVDDVIGVTEFLSKASEGGITLFL
- a CDS encoding metalloregulator ArsR/SmtB family transcription factor, whose translation is MEPPDESFFEIKARVISVLANPKRLQIVEILGKSERTVSQLAAELETAQATTSQHLAVMRKTGVVETRKDGNFVYYRLADPKIAEACAVMSRAILDLLMSQQEKLRPVLAVAQRHGGST
- a CDS encoding VOC family protein — encoded protein: MPMEFGSVAVVVSDGKKSAQWYKEKLGFEIRDNMDHWITVAPKGSKLVIHLCEGDELEPGNTGFGFYAKDVKKEEDALRKKGVEFALPTTKQPWGTRAAFKDPDGNEFWILEA
- a CDS encoding CBS domain-containing protein, giving the protein MVFVRDVMTKDVIVADPEWTVFDAAKKMAAKRIGGLVVVRADRPIGLVTERDVLWKVTAKEKNPKKVLVREIMASPVVTVAPLSTLRAAARIMIGHNVRRLVVTRLDHVEGIVTARDVVSGFLETWARARRRTISKG
- a CDS encoding Rieske 2Fe-2S domain-containing protein, which gives rise to MAFQKAIKESEIPDGKVGKAKVGKKEFAIIHVGQAFYCVDGICTHEGGPLGEGSLDDGKLVCPWHDGRYDYKTGEADPETDWVTDVKSYKTKVEGGFLWIDF
- a CDS encoding S8 family serine peptidase; this encodes MQVTDALRSLLRLTVALALVVSVLVSFAAPLVVQAATASPPVRTNIPLHAEFTPNDPLFKLQWGLNAIDAPTAWNVGLGSHNIVVAVVDTGVWYTDTDLAPNMWNNTDGSHGWNFILNNNDPMDSDAASNTYHGTGVAGVIGAVINNNDYIAGVANTGLMALEALGPNGEGTSYNTSLAIRWAADHGARVINLSLGTNTTLVGPTDIQLAIDYAWSKGALIVAAAGNSGSSTLDYPASLPNVVSVAAVTQSLARAPFSNYGTGLSMGAPGYQILTLCPSSCGGTHLLDGTSLAAPFVSGVAALVLADDPSLTNVELWNVLNRTAVPQGTAGYNTGYGWGVVNAWNAINALNKPFISVNSFPKSVSKGSAFAIDWSIIGPAGLPVTDTHVVYGPDAGSLNSSTPIQTGTTRQAYSATDVVMPQAGSGLSFKIVAAVNGTQYESPVQTVIASNLPNFLFVLYQFLASNLLYLALFILALAAVVAFVPQRRARARRTAMYRQQTVLPPTSRYSAPPPGPPPGPPSPVYPQTVQSPAAASQPPPVEFVRPSAPPPPAPARPAPPAAMAAKKRCSNCGTLVNADNMFCFYCGSPLR
- a CDS encoding SDR family oxidoreductase, with the translated sequence MSAATPPVALVTGASSGIGRATALLLARSGYRVFATVRSDAGERSLAAGIGTLPVEILRLDLADEAGVSQVARTVTQRAGRIDLLVNNAGYAKLGAVEDLPRAALRHQFEVNVFGAIQLCREVLPKMRAQGSGRIVNVSSLAGKVSVPLTGAYCASKFALEAFSDALRAEVKPAGIRVILVEPGPVATNFNRLARDESRAVLESPSVFRAAYERLRHPAAERGAASPERVARVILRTARARHPRSRYRVRVRETLEAGAVSVIPRGALDWIMIRFMGGRGARQT